From one Candidatus Chlorobium masyuteum genomic stretch:
- the hisG gene encoding ATP phosphoribosyltransferase, with amino-acid sequence MSNTDKVLKLGLPKGSLQDSTIDLFAHAGFHFSVQSRSYFPSIDDDELEAILIRAQEMAHYVELGAFDVGLTGRDWIIETDADVVEVADLVYSKASMRPVRWVLAVPENSPIKSVKDLEGKHIATEVVNITKKYLASNGVTASVEFSWGATEVKPPDLADAIVEVTETGSSLRANKLRIVDTILESNTKLIANKSSWNDPWKREKIESMALMLQGAINAQGKVGLKMNAPKSALDKIIAIIPALRQPTVSHLAEEQWVALEVIVTDKIVRKLIPELKRAGAEGIFEYNINKLID; translated from the coding sequence ATGAGTAATACAGACAAGGTGCTCAAGCTTGGTTTGCCGAAGGGAAGTCTCCAGGATTCGACAATCGATCTTTTTGCACATGCAGGGTTTCATTTTTCAGTCCAAAGCCGATCCTATTTCCCCTCTATAGATGATGATGAGCTGGAAGCCATTCTTATAAGGGCGCAGGAGATGGCCCACTATGTTGAACTCGGCGCCTTTGATGTAGGGCTTACCGGCAGGGACTGGATCATTGAAACGGATGCCGATGTTGTTGAGGTGGCAGATCTTGTCTATTCAAAAGCCTCCATGCGTCCGGTCCGCTGGGTGCTTGCTGTGCCTGAAAACTCGCCGATCAAGTCGGTCAAAGACCTTGAAGGCAAGCATATCGCTACTGAAGTGGTCAATATCACCAAAAAATATCTTGCAAGTAACGGTGTCACGGCCTCGGTGGAGTTCAGCTGGGGAGCTACCGAAGTCAAGCCTCCCGATCTTGCCGATGCTATTGTTGAAGTGACCGAAACAGGCTCTTCACTCAGGGCCAACAAGCTGAGGATTGTCGACACGATTCTTGAATCCAATACCAAACTGATCGCCAACAAGAGCTCATGGAACGATCCGTGGAAGCGCGAAAAGATTGAGAGTATGGCGCTGATGCTTCAGGGAGCAATTAATGCACAGGGCAAGGTCGGCCTGAAAATGAATGCGCCGAAATCAGCGCTCGACAAGATTATAGCCATTATTCCTGCCCTGCGCCAGCCGACTGTATCGCATCTTGCTGAAGAGCAGTGGGTTGCACTTGAAGTTATTGTAACTGATAAAATCGTCCGCAAGCTTATTCCTGAGCTGAAAAGAGCCGGTGCCGAGGGTATTTTTGAGTACAATATCAATAAACTGATCGATTGA
- a CDS encoding UDP-2,3-diacylglucosamine diphosphatase: MTTGPASYFISDFHAGLQDEKTEQLKLDNLERLFAIIKAEGRSLYMLGDIFDYWLEFRHVIPKGFTRLFCLLSDLVRSNIEVVYVAGNHDFFLGRYFDDELGIRTLYGMHELQIDGSRFVIAHGDGLGKGDLGYKLFARLVRNRFNLALLSGFQPDLAIGLMKRLSQLSRKHKPDNRVFENDRLLNFAELLATEKEFDYFLCGHNHVKGITELAGGRKIYVNLGSWIEGGTPYGVFMDGVFHLKELQNINS; the protein is encoded by the coding sequence ATGACGACAGGACCGGCGAGCTATTTTATCAGCGACTTTCATGCCGGGCTGCAGGATGAAAAAACCGAGCAGCTCAAGCTTGACAACCTCGAACGACTTTTTGCCATCATCAAGGCAGAAGGTCGTTCGCTTTATATGCTTGGCGATATTTTTGATTACTGGCTGGAGTTCCGCCATGTCATTCCAAAGGGATTTACCAGATTATTTTGTTTATTGTCTGATCTTGTTCGCAGCAACATAGAGGTCGTTTATGTTGCCGGCAATCACGACTTTTTTCTCGGGCGGTACTTTGATGATGAGCTTGGCATCCGGACGCTCTATGGTATGCATGAGCTTCAGATTGACGGGAGCAGATTTGTTATAGCCCATGGTGACGGACTGGGAAAAGGGGATCTCGGTTACAAACTGTTTGCCCGTCTTGTCAGGAACCGCTTCAATCTTGCGCTGCTTTCCGGTTTTCAGCCCGATCTGGCAATCGGTCTGATGAAAAGGCTCTCACAGCTCAGCCGGAAGCATAAGCCTGATAACCGTGTTTTTGAAAATGACCGGTTACTGAACTTTGCCGAACTGCTGGCCACTGAAAAAGAGTTTGACTACTTTTTATGCGGTCACAACCATGTAAAGGGGATTACGGAACTGGCCGGAGGCCGGAAAATATATGTCAATCTCGGATCGTGGATTGAGGGCGGTACTCCCTATGGAGTTTTCATGGATGGTGTATTTCATCTTAAAGAGTTACAGAACATTAACAGTTAA
- a CDS encoding diacylglycerol/polyprenol kinase family protein produces the protein MDTLQSTFFSLPVVWHNALVTLMTFVYVFSVPPLMDYFVTNHALPRDISRKITHICAGSVIVFLPLFIDTDWSHYLNITVFAVWTLLLIQKGLFAADDDQAVKTMTRTGDKRELLKGTLYFVVVAMICGTVYYKQPAGVLAMAVLGWGDGLAPIIGTRFGRLKYRVLSDKSVEGSLAFLVGSIAAGLFFVQLIVPGSIATDKIILIAVIATIVEGVSPKEVDNLTIPVAVIAAARFL, from the coding sequence ATGGATACTCTTCAGTCTACTTTTTTTTCGCTGCCGGTGGTATGGCACAATGCACTGGTTACCCTTATGACCTTTGTCTATGTATTCAGTGTTCCGCCGCTGATGGACTATTTCGTAACCAACCACGCTCTTCCGCGCGATATCAGCCGAAAAATCACCCACATCTGTGCCGGATCAGTTATTGTGTTTCTTCCCCTTTTTATTGACACGGACTGGTCACACTATCTGAATATTACCGTTTTTGCTGTCTGGACCCTGCTTTTGATCCAGAAAGGGCTCTTTGCTGCCGATGATGACCAGGCGGTAAAAACCATGACACGAACCGGTGACAAGCGTGAGCTGCTCAAGGGAACGCTCTATTTTGTGGTTGTTGCCATGATCTGCGGAACGGTTTACTACAAACAGCCGGCCGGGGTTCTTGCCATGGCCGTTCTCGGTTGGGGAGATGGTCTCGCTCCGATTATCGGCACCCGCTTCGGCAGGTTGAAATATCGGGTACTCAGCGATAAAAGTGTTGAAGGGAGTCTTGCTTTTCTTGTAGGAAGTATTGCCGCAGGCCTTTTCTTTGTGCAGCTTATCGTGCCAGGATCCATAGCAACGGACAAAATTATACTGATTGCAGTTATCGCAACTATTGTTGAAGGTGTCAGTCCCAAAGAGGTCGATAACCTGACTATTCCGGTTGCAGTTATTGCTGCTGCCCGTTTTTTGTAA
- a CDS encoding UbiA family prenyltransferase yields MPVPARLGFTDKVRAHLELLDPVTWISVFPCLAAGVMASGAMKPTLHDYLLLFAIFLMFGPLGTGFSQSVNDCFDLELDRVNEPTRPIPSGRLSEKEGLWNSIIALLSAIGLGLFLGLHIGGVRGIVIIASILSALFVAYIYSAPPLKLKKNILTSAPAVGFSYGFVSFLSANALFGDIRPEAVLLASLNFFMAVALIILNDFKSAEGDKDGGLKSLTVMIGAKKTFLVSFIIIDLVFSVLAYFSFSEGFMIPTVFVFIGLVLNLYLQVQLLRDPKGGISFLQGAVDDGFGNAIGKSDVQEHNAFLRFQVANNILFLINNLLVAGMVGMKYL; encoded by the coding sequence ATGCCAGTTCCCGCAAGACTCGGTTTTACCGATAAAGTTAGAGCACACCTTGAACTCCTTGATCCTGTTACCTGGATCAGTGTATTTCCCTGTCTTGCTGCAGGTGTCATGGCTTCAGGAGCCATGAAGCCGACTCTTCACGACTATCTTCTCCTTTTTGCCATCTTTCTCATGTTCGGTCCTCTTGGTACCGGTTTCAGTCAGTCGGTCAACGACTGTTTTGATCTTGAGCTTGACAGGGTCAATGAACCAACGCGCCCGATTCCCTCTGGCCGTTTAAGTGAAAAAGAGGGGTTGTGGAACAGCATTATTGCTCTTCTCTCAGCCATCGGTCTTGGCTTGTTTCTCGGTCTGCATATTGGCGGGGTTCGTGGTATCGTGATTATCGCGTCCATTTTATCGGCACTTTTTGTAGCCTATATCTATTCAGCCCCTCCGCTTAAGCTGAAAAAAAATATTCTTACCTCAGCACCCGCCGTCGGTTTTTCCTATGGCTTTGTCTCTTTTTTATCGGCAAATGCCCTCTTCGGTGATATCCGTCCTGAAGCTGTTCTGCTCGCCAGCCTGAACTTTTTTATGGCAGTAGCATTGATTATTCTCAACGACTTCAAGTCGGCCGAAGGAGATAAGGATGGCGGTCTCAAGTCGCTTACGGTCATGATTGGTGCAAAAAAAACCTTTCTGGTCTCCTTTATCATTATTGATCTTGTCTTCTCTGTCCTTGCCTACTTCTCTTTTTCAGAGGGGTTTATGATCCCTACGGTTTTTGTTTTTATCGGTCTTGTGCTCAATCTCTATCTTCAGGTGCAGCTTCTGCGTGATCCCAAGGGAGGAATCTCATTCCTGCAGGGGGCTGTTGATGACGGTTTCGGTAATGCAATCGGCAAGAGTGATGTTCAGGAACACAATGCGTTTCTCCGCTTTCAGGTGGCAAACAACATTCTGTTTTTAATCAATAATCTTCTTGTTGCCGGTATGGTCGGCATGAAATACCTGTAA